One Miscanthus floridulus cultivar M001 chromosome 11, ASM1932011v1, whole genome shotgun sequence DNA window includes the following coding sequences:
- the LOC136491803 gene encoding cortical cell-delineating protein-like: protein MAPSSRLAMLLSLITALSLGMDQVPPPPPPPPPPLSPPPAPSTRNRSSCDTLKLRVCASLLNRLLGVLLPPGGENAANDSQCYPLLRGLIDLDIDVCLCTDIRANVLGVINFDVPLGLRLLLNHCDKAIPDGFTCAPA, encoded by the coding sequence ATGGCGCCATCATCCAGGCTCGCTATGCTCCTCTCCCTAATAACCGCCCTTTCCTTGGGGATGGACCAagtgcccccgcccccgcccccacctccaccacctctgtcgccgccgccagcgccgtCCACCAGGAACAGAAGCTCCTGTGACACGCTGAAGCTGCGCGTGTGCGCCAGCCTGCTAAATAGGTTACTCGGCGTGCTCCTCCCGCCGGGGGGCGAGAACGCGGCAAATGACAGCCAGTGCTACCCGCTGCTCAGGGGGCTCATCGACCTTGACATCGATGTGTGCCTATGCACCGACATCAGGGCCAACGTCCTCGGCGTCATCAACTTCGACGTGCCTCTCGGCCTGCGCCTCCTCCTTAACCACTGCGACAAGGCCATCCCCGATGGCTTTACCTGCGCGCCCGCTTAG